The Ipomoea triloba cultivar NCNSP0323 chromosome 4, ASM357664v1 DNA segment CCAAAACAATTCATCGCTTTCTCCGAACACCAGCGATTCATCCTCGGAGAATCCGAGGGCAATGATCGGCGGCTGCTGCGGCGGCGGAGGAGCCGCTTCCGCCCTTATTCTTCCGGCCATGCACCACCACCAACAACCGGAATTCATGGCGTCCATCTGCATGGACTCATCTCCGTCGTCATCTTCGTCCATGCACACCAACATGTTGCCCCATTTCAACCCTTTCCCTCCGCCGCCGGCGGGATTCGaggcggaggcggcggcggcgggatTGTTCGGCTTGCCGCCGAGTCTCGCGGCGCAGCTGGTCGGAGTTGGTGGGCCCTCCGCGGCAGGGGAGTGCGGGTTTCTCGGAGATTATAATGTTGTCGTGGAACCGTACGGGGTAATGGGGTTGGAAAATGACCTGTCTGTCCCTGCATTGGAGAGCATTAGTGCCACTAATAACCACACCAACAAGGACAGCAAGGGGGAGAATAACGTGGTTGACaaccataacaataataatggtaatgttaataacattaataacgTTGACTATTACGGCATCTTTGACAAGAAAGCAAACGCCGTTAACTCCAACAACCAGCACTTGTACGAGGAGGGGAGCATTAAGGTTGAGGATTACATGGTTGGCTTTGGAAATCATCATTGGAGTGGAGAAAGCTTAAGAATCGGAGAATTGGATTGGGAAGGTTTGTTGGCTAACGTTCCCTCCTTACCTTACCTTGATTTCCAAGTTCAATGATCTTTCAACACCGCCCCCCCACCCCAAAAGGCCCCACCATTctacaaacaattttttttttttttccaaaaaaaccCACCATCAAACCCTATTTCGTTCTATCTTTAATTCCCCTGGGTTTACTCTAATTCtccaattttccctttttttgggTATTCGTTCTCCTTCCTCTATTTCGTGTTTTGCTAATGTACAACTAAACACATCTCCGGTTTCCTTTCGTCTCCcatttctctaaaaaaaaaattgagtattTCTCCAGTGCCCTTTCTCTGTTTCAACTCCTTTCCTAGTTTGCCATTTAGGGTTTTGGTTCAATCTCTCAGCTCACTATATTCTTTAGTTCCATAAATGTTGAGGCAAAAGTTGAATTCccaaaagtaaaatttaggTGATGACAGAATTGAATAAAGTTCCAGGTGGCATGCATGCCAGGTCAGAGGTCTGTGAAGTAGCAAATTAAAGGagaaaattttcaaacattttgcCACTATGGAGGGTGCAGGTAGAGGGGTTAGGTGCATGCATGATGAGAAATAAGAATGTTTCTTGAAAATTAAAGCAAGGATTTATATGTGAATAGAGAGGGCGGAATATATAGAATAAAGTACAGATCAGATCTGCAGATATGTGATAGAGAGTTTAAAGCTTTGATTTAGTCACAGaggaaatgaaatgaatataatgtatgttCATATAAAAGATAGACAAACTTTTCATTACATTGTACTTTTGTACTTGTATCTACAATGCAATAAAAGTTATTCAATTCTTCTTAATTGTTTTCTCGGATTTGATCATTCATATTTGATATTCCTCAAAGCTATAAGGCCAAACACACCAgcaaatctttatatatataaaccatatGGTATAGTTCGTTGATTACCTACTCACAGCAAGGAGtccaaaccaaacacaagccTTTAATGTTCGTCACAAGAATTAGGAGCCTAACCTACCTAAACTCAAAATTCTAATGTTTGTGGGCACGCAACTGGGCATGAATAGTATCATATCCTACTATGAGAAACAAATGTTAAGTGTGATTTCTCATCCACTAGACCAATGCTTTAAAGGCATGCAGTAATTTTATAGTTGCATTAAgttagaaatataattaatta contains these protein-coding regions:
- the LOC116015479 gene encoding transcription factor MYB83-like, producing MRKPDPMGKDGKLGNNNSKAKLRKGLWSPEEDEKLMGYMLRNGQGCWSDIARNAGLQRCGKSCRLRWINYLRPDLKRGAFSPQEEELIIHLHNILGNRWSQIAARLPGRTDNEIKNFWNSTIKKRLKNANNNQNNSSLSPNTSDSSSENPRAMIGGCCGGGGAASALILPAMHHHQQPEFMASICMDSSPSSSSSMHTNMLPHFNPFPPPPAGFEAEAAAAGLFGLPPSLAAQLVGVGGPSAAGECGFLGDYNVVVEPYGVMGLENDLSVPALESISATNNHTNKDSKGENNVVDNHNNNNGNVNNINNVDYYGIFDKKANAVNSNNQHLYEEGSIKVEDYMVGFGNHHWSGESLRIGELDWEGLLANVPSLPYLDFQVQ